The genomic window CGACGTCGAGAGTTCGCTGACGCTCCGGCGCGAACTCGTCCGGCTCGCCGACGAGCGCGGCCTGACGCTGGTGGTCTCGAGCCACGACATGGACGTCATCGAGGCCGTCTGCGACCGCGTGATCATCATGAACGAGGGCCGGGTCGTCGTCGACGACACCGTCGAGAACCTGCTGGCGGCCTTCGAAACCCAGGGCTACCGAGTCACCGTTCGCGGCGCCGACGGGTCGGTCCTCGCCGCTCTCCGCGAGCGGTTCGACGTGAGCGACGTCGAGCGCCTCGAGGACCGCACGCGGTTCGCGGTGGCGGCCGACTCCGAGGCGTTCTACCGGCTGACCGACGCGCTGGAGGACCACGGGCTCGAGGTCGTCGCGGTCGATACCGTCCAGCCCGACCTCGAGGACGCGTTCGTCGAACTGACCGGCGGAGGCGGGACGGAAGCGGGGAGCACCGATCGGGCTTCGAATCACGGAGCCGGGGCAGATCTCGGGGGTGAGACGCGGTGAGCGTCGATGCTCGGTCCGGACGGACGGGTGGCTACTATCACCTGCTGCGGGCCGTGATCGTCCGCGATCTGCTGATCTGGATCCGGTACCCCGTCAACGCCGGCATGCGACTGTTCATCAACCTGCTGTTCTTCGGGATGGTGCTGTACGGCGGCACCCTGCTGGCGGGTCAGGCGATCACGGACTCCCTCGAGGGGCTGATCGTCGGCTACTTCCTGTGGACGCTGTCGACCGGCGCGTACTCGGGAATCGTCGGCGACATCCAGTCCGAAGCCGGCTGGGGGACCCTCGAGCGCCACTTCGTCACGCCCTTCGGCTTCGGGCCGGTGGTGCTCGCCAAGGCGGTGGCGATCGTCTTCCGAACGTTTCTCACGTCCGCGGTCGTCCTCGCGGCGATGCTGCTGGCGACCGGGACGCGACTCGACCTCCACCTGCTGACCGTCGTCCCCGTGGCGACGCTGGCGATCGCCTCCGCGCTCGGACTCGGGCTCGCCATGGGCGGACTGAGCGTCCTGTACAAGCGGATCTCCAGCGTCGTCAACCTCCTCGGGTTCGCGTTCGTCGGGCTGATCACGGCGCCCGTCTTCGACGTCCCGTGGCTGGCGGCGCTGCCGCTGGTCCAAGGGAGCGCGCTGCTCCAGCTGGCGATGCGAGGCGGGGTTCGGCTCTGGGAGTTCGATCCCGCGGCGCTCGCCGTCCTCGTCGCGACGGCCGTCGGCTATCTGGCGATCGGATACGTCGTGTTCGGGTTGGCGACGAGGCGCGCTCGACGGCTGGGCGTGCTCGGGGACTACTGACTGCCGTCCGCGCCCCAGTCTCGCGCCGGTCGGCTTCGGCGAATATCTCCGGTTCGCTCGCCGAATCGGCGACGGAAACGCGACTCTCCGAGTTATTCCCCGTATCGGGCCGCAAGGAACCAGAGACAATTGCCACCTACAAGCCGTGTGTCAAGAATTCTTATATATGGGGGTCCCTTACCCGAGGTGAAGGTCTCCCACGACCAGAGAACCAATGCAAGGGCAATCCCAACAGCAGGCGTACGACCGCGGGATCACGATCTTCTCCCCGGACGGACGCCTCTACCAAGTCGAGTACGCTCGCGAGGCCGTCAAACGCGGCACCGCGAGCGTCGGTATTCGCACGCCGGACGGCGTCGTGCTCGCAGCAGACCGCCAGGTCAGTTCGTCGCTCATGGAGCCCTCGAGCGT from Haloterrigena sp. KLK7 includes these protein-coding regions:
- a CDS encoding ABC transporter permease — protein: MSVDARSGRTGGYYHLLRAVIVRDLLIWIRYPVNAGMRLFINLLFFGMVLYGGTLLAGQAITDSLEGLIVGYFLWTLSTGAYSGIVGDIQSEAGWGTLERHFVTPFGFGPVVLAKAVAIVFRTFLTSAVVLAAMLLATGTRLDLHLLTVVPVATLAIASALGLGLAMGGLSVLYKRISSVVNLLGFAFVGLITAPVFDVPWLAALPLVQGSALLQLAMRGGVRLWEFDPAALAVLVATAVGYLAIGYVVFGLATRRARRLGVLGDY